The proteins below are encoded in one region of Oreochromis niloticus isolate F11D_XX linkage group LG6, O_niloticus_UMD_NMBU, whole genome shotgun sequence:
- the cwc25 gene encoding pre-mRNA-splicing factor CWC25 homolog, whose protein sequence is MGGGDLNLKKSWHPQTMKNIERVWKAEQKHEAERKKIEELQKQLKEERAREEMTKYAEETGVLKKKDDRLDWMYQGPAGQVSRDEYLLGRPIDKQITDQYEEPESGPSAETGLLPGSIFNPATPASSLDLAAKIREDPLFEIRKREEAKKREVLTNPVKMKKIKEMLRQNLDKKEKKKKRKKEKKEKKGDKDRRKEKKHKRRSSSSSSEEDDEKKHRSHPRDNSSDTKSHSHHHHPGYGLQLPTGRHQQTSTFSGHSGRRERSRSRSPHRNYKDSRSYTSSSSHRSEKKQEPRAPSPQKDRYQRQRNHVSKKLSAEEMERKRCEMMDQAKQREEDRENNVKRYKRQDEQEKQREQNAKHDRHAGFIHNMKLESAASSSLEDRVKRNIHSIQRTPASLENFMKR, encoded by the exons ATGGGAGGCGGCGATCTG AACTTGAAAAAGAGCTGGCACCCCCAGACTATGAAAAACATTGAGCGTGTCTGGAAAGCTGAGCAGAAACATGAGGCTGAACGTAAAAAGATCGAGGAGCTCCAGAAGCAGCTGAAGGAGGAACGAGCCCGAgaagaaatgacaaaatatgCAGAGGAAACCGGCGTTTTAAA aaaaaaagatgatcGGTTAGACTGGATGTACCAGGGCCCTGCCGGTCAGGTGTCCAGGGATGAGTACCTGCTTGGGCGCCCCATTGACAAGCAGATCACTGACCAGTATGAGGAGCCAGAGAGCGGTCCCTCAGCTGAGACAGGCCTCCTGCCTGGGTCCATATTTAACCCCGCCACCCCTGCCTCCAGCTTGGATTTGGCTGCCAAGATCAGGGAAGACCCCCTGTTTGAAATCAG GAAACGTGAGGAAGCAAAGAAGAGAGAAGTCCTGACTAATCCAGTAAAGAtgaagaaaattaaagaaatg CTTCGCCAAAACCTtgacaagaaagaaaagaaaaagaagaggaagaaggagaagaaggagaagaaaggagacaaagacagaaggaaggaaaagaagcataagaggaggagttcaagtTCGAGCTCAGAGGAAGACGATGAGAAGAAACACAG gtCACACCCACGAGACAACTCCTCAGACACCAAATCTcattctcatcatcatcatccaggCTATGGTCTACAG CTCCCAACAGGCAGACATCAACAGACCTCGACCTTCTCTGGTCACTCAGGGCGGCGTGAGAGGAGCCGATCCCGATCACCTCACAGGAATTACAAGGACAGCCGCTCCTACACTTCATCCTCTTCACATCGGAGTGAAAAGAAGCAGGAACCCAGAGCTCCCAGCCCACAGAAGGATCGCTACCAGAGACAGAGGAACCACGTGTCCAA GAAGCTCTCTGCAGAGGAGATGGAGCGAAAGAGGTGTGAGATGATGGACCAAGCCaagcagagggaggaggacaGGGAGAATAATGTGAAGCGCTATAAGAGGCAGGACGAGCAGGAGAAGCAGAGGGAACAAAACGCCAAGCATGACCGCCATGCTGGCTTCATCCA CAACATGAAGCTGGAGAGTGCTGCGAGCTCCTCCTTAGAGGATAGAGTGAAGAGAAATATCCACTCCATTCAGAGGACGCCAGCCTCCCTGGAAAACTTCATGAAACGATAA